In Rhinatrema bivittatum chromosome 11, aRhiBiv1.1, whole genome shotgun sequence, a single window of DNA contains:
- the ZNF683 gene encoding tissue-resident T-cell transcription regulator protein ZNF683, producing MGHWSQTKEGMTRKTRTQEANQTSGEPGTETQQYVQQKKPGSEDQVSGTRNLQAATSGKQAIGDLNEEIPQSSDKSGKEKRVRGLFFKLPASFSHKGVRSRPKTTHFLLGKGGTSCPPGSPAHFLLSYRLGKEEGNNSRTVPEPRGDPGLADALGGVTSLRAEATWFLRDQFPPGYIEDSPRAERQTRRAVPRQGKRVSVKIYSNGEFQHLIDSSNAHFSNWIRYVSLAHSLPEQNLVACQKALDIFFPTLKPIPVGTELLVWYSQEDFTQSLPPLSSGELEENLKYEDLRLSASKTLPRQKCSSSNSAKNLTVNHTKSEEEEDNEKVDVEVLDKSLPPRTVESQNMASLFTEAPQQEREMCRPYSILGKEMTASRFSPSSPSLPDCEPCLKCFPYSLTTSLHKELPFSLNGLYPSWPFYSSRNHFPQPYLFANSLLPTHSSGLFLPPYSSFSLPFLPLSSTGETGPFGFSSQTTQVYNHPLGGLPYPGMFRTVLTPSSPESQGAHDFQGPRDAPIPSPTSAFSFSGPEGETTPCPPCGPNKESSSLTSAAHYLKSASRMVQQSEVLNLSTPKIGQRLSSCAKPVLYPLKKQNGKIKYECNICLKSFGQLSNLKVHLRVHSGERPFQCQMCKKRFTQLAHLQKHHLVHTGEKPHQCLVCYKCFSSTSNLKTHQRLHSRERPYHCHLCSNRFSQYIHLKLHKRLHKRKRLHQCPNCTKTFIHHFSLELHQRGNCPLSPCTGFSPSQLIQVNEMIDHFDFSEEAESLECSVDPMKAALVMESLILRKMKSKNCGLVLRNLGLPRLAESLSPVPYTL from the exons ATAAATCTGGAAAGGAGAAACGCGTCCGAGGGCTTTTCTTTAAACTTCCGGCTTCTTTCAGCCACAAAGGAGTTCGTTCCAGACCCAAAACTACCCACTTTCTCTTGGGGAAAGGTGGCACTTCGTGCCCTCCCGGAAGTCCTGCTCACTTTTTGCTTTCTTACCggctggggaaggaggaagggaataATAGCAGGACTGTCCCCGAGCCCAGAGGGGACCCGGGGCTCGCGGATGCCCTGGGAGGAGTGACGTCACTGCGGGCTGAGGCCACGTGGTTTCTGCGAGATCAATTTCCTCCCGGGTATATAGAAGACTCTCCGAGAGCAGAGAGGCAGACACGCAGGGCTGTGCCAAGACAGGGAAAGAGAGTTTCAG tgaaGATTTATTCCAACGGAGAGTTCCAGCATTTGATTGACTCATCCAACGCCCACTTCAGTAACTGGATTCGCTACGTGAGCCTGGCACACTCACTCCCTGAGCAGAACCTGGTGGCCTGCCAGAAGGCGCTGGATATTTTCTTCCCAACACTGAAGCCCATCCCAGTTGGCACCGAGCTCCTGGTCTGGTACAGCCAGGAAGATTTCACCCAGAGCTTGCCACCTCTGTCATCAGGGGAGCTGGAGGAGAATCTGA AATATGAAGACCTACGACTGTCTGCATCCAAAACTCTCCCAAGGCAGAAGTGTAGTTCTTCCAACAGTGCCAAAAACCTCACAGTTAATCATACAAAGAGTGAAGAGGAAGAAGACAatgagaaggtagatgttgaggTGCTAGACAAGAGCCTGCCTCCAAGGACAGTAGAATCCCAAAACATGGCTTCTCTGTTCACTGAAGCTCCACAGCAGGAGAGGGAGATGTGCCGTCCCTACAGTATATTGGGAAAAGAAATGACAGCATCAAGGTTCAGTCCCTCAAGCCCAAGTCTTCCAGATTGTGAGCCTTGCCTCAAATGTTTTCCATACAGTTTGACTACCTCATTACACAAAGAGCTTCCTTTCAGCTTGAATGGACTCTACCCATCCTGGCCATTCTACTCCTCCAGGAACCATTTTCCTCAGCCATATCTCTTTGCCAATAGTTTGCTTCCTACACACAGTTCTGGATTATTCCTGCCTCCATATTCCTCATTTTCACTACCTTTTTTACCCTTAAGTAGCACTGGTGAAACTGGACCCTTTGGGTTTTCTTCACAAACTACCCAAGTCTATAATCATCCCTTAGGAGGATTGCCTTACCCAGGAATGTTCAGGACTGTTTTAACACCATCATCTCCTGAAAGTCAAGGTGCCCATGACTTCCAGGGGCCTCGAGATGCCCCTATTCCTTCACCCACTAGTGCCTTTTCCTTCTCAGGACCAGAAGGTGAAACCACGCCTTGTCCCCCTTGTGGGCCAAACAAAGAGAGCTCATCACTTACCTCGGCCGCACATTATCTGAAGTCTGCATCAAGGATGGTGCAGCAGAGTGAGGTCCTTAACCTCAGCACACCAAAGATCGGTCAAAGACTTTCTTCATGTGCCAAACCTGTGCTCTATCCACTGAAGAAGCAAAATGGCAAGATTAAATATGAGTGTAATATCTGCTTAAAGAGCTTTGGTCAGCTCTCTAACCTCAAG GTCCACTTGAGGGTTCATAGTGGCGAGAGGCCCTTTCAGTGCCAGATGTGCAAGAAACGGTTCACCCAGCTGGCTCACCTACAAAAGCACCATCTAGTCCACACCGGGGAGAAGCCTCACCAGTGTTTG GTTTGCTACAAGTGCTTCAGCAGCACCAGCAACCTGAAAACGCACCAGCGCCTGCACTCAAGAGAAAGACCCTACCACTGCCACCTGTGCAGCAATAGATTCAGTCAATACATTCATCTCAAGCTTCACAAGCGTTTGCACAAGCGCAAGCGACTACACCAGTGTCCCAACTGTACCAAGACATTTATCCACCACTTTAGCTTGGAGCTACACCAGAGGGGAAACTGCCCCTTGTCCCCCTGCACAGGATTCTCACCCTCTCAACTTATCCAGGTCAATGAGATGATTGACCATTTTGATTTCAGCGAGGAAGCGGAGAGCCTGGAGTGTAGTGTGGATCCTATGAAGGCAGCTCTGGTGATGGAGAGCCTCATCCTAAGGAAGATGAAATCCAAGAACTGCGGGTTGGTCCTCAGGAACCTGGGACTTCCAAGGCTGGCTGAGAGCCTCTCACCAGTTCCCTACACCCTCTAG